The sequence GGAAATCCACGATGCGCATATCCCGACGCAACTGCCTGCTGGGCTGCGGCCTCGCCGCCGCCAGCCTGCCCGCCTGGGCCGGCGACACGGCCGCCGGCGAACACTTCCTCTGGCTGATGATGCTGCTGCTGCTGGCCCGGCTTGCCAGCCTGGTCGAGCGGATCGGCCAGCCGGCGGTGCTGGGCGAGCTGGCCATCGGCATCGTGCTCGGCAACCTGGCGCTGGCCGGCTTCGGCGGCCTGGCGCCGCTCAAGGGCGACGCGATCCTGCATTTCCTGGCCGAGCTCGGCGTGGTGGTGCTGCTGTTCCAGATCGGGCTCGAATCGGAACTGTCGGCGATGAGGCAGGTGGGCTTGCGAGCCTTCCTGGTGGCGGTGGTCGGGGTGGTGCTGCCCTTCCTGCTCGGCACCTGGCTGGTCGGCCCGCTGCTGCTGCCCGCGGCGCCCTTCGTCGCCCACCTGTTCCTCGGCGCGGCGCTGACCGCCACCTCGGTCGGCATCACCGGCCGGGTGTTCCAGGACGCCGGCCAGCTGCACAGCGCCGAGGCGCGCATCGTGCTCGGCGCGGCGGTGATCGACGACGTGCTCGGCCTGATCATCCTGGCGGTGGTGTCGGCCATCGCCCAGACCGGCTCGGTCGGCCTGGCCGAGGTGGCGATCATCTCGGCCAAGTCGCTGGCCTTCCTGCTCGGCGCGGTGCTGCTGGGCCAGGCGGTGGCGCCGCGGCTGGCGCGGCGGATGGCGCGCATCCACCCGGGGCCGGCCATGCAGTTCACGGTGCTGATCTCGTTCTGCCTGGGCTTCGCCTACCTGGCCCACCAGGTCGGCCTGGCGCCCATCGTCGGCGCCTTCGCCGCCGGCCTGATCCTCGAATCGGCCTATATGCGCGACTTCCGCCGCGACGACCTGCACGTGACGCTCGGCGAGGCGCTGATCCCGGCCGAGCCGGCGCT is a genomic window of Chitinimonas koreensis containing:
- a CDS encoding cation:proton antiporter, encoding MRISRRNCLLGCGLAAASLPAWAGDTAAGEHFLWLMMLLLLARLASLVERIGQPAVLGELAIGIVLGNLALAGFGGLAPLKGDAILHFLAELGVVVLLFQIGLESELSAMRQVGLRAFLVAVVGVVLPFLLGTWLVGPLLLPAAPFVAHLFLGAALTATSVGITGRVFQDAGQLHSAEARIVLGAAVIDDVLGLIILAVVSAIAQTGSVGLAEVAIISAKSLAFLLGAVLLGQAVAPRLARRMARIHPGPAMQFTVLISFCLGFAYLAHQVGLAPIVGAFAAGLILESAYMRDFRRDDLHVTLGEALIPAEPALRAELERVLEHENRHRMQRLVEPVGFLLVPLFFVLTGMQVDLVSFADPHTVAIALAVTVVAVLGKIAAGLAAGPVDKWLVGWGMVPRGEVGLIFAAIGRQIGVVSAELYSVIVVVIVLTTLVTPPVLAWLLRRRGLAS